CATGGATACATACCATTTTcatatattaataatattaaaagaaataaaacaaggtGATAAACCATAAGCGTTTGGCAGGTAGAATTAATTTTTTCATGGAACACAGCCATCAAACTGCTTCCAAACAAAAAATGTTCTGAGAGTATATTAAAGAAATGTTAATACCAAGAACTAGTTGAAATAATCctctgaaaataaattcattttgctAATAAGGTGGTTTGGTAAAatacaggccagattctgatactctcACTCATGATAATAGCACCTTACTCAGCAAATAGCCTGCAGATTTCAATGAGTTTACAGTGGAGTAATGTACTAGCCAAAGTGGGTGAATGTATCAAAATCTATATATAGTTGCACTGCATACCTTTAAAAAACAAGAATACTGATACTGAACCATTTAAGTCAATTTGAGCCTTGGCATTGATTCCAATGGGTGCAGGATAAGGTTCCTAAGAACAGTTTTGGAGTGTATTAATTTTTGGAAGTATTATGCTTTTTAATAATGTGCtatgaattaaattaaaaataaacaagagagTAAATACCTAGGTAATGATGAAAAATTGCTTGTAAACAGAGTGGTACTCTGCTTTATCATTAAAATGTTAGCACAGAGAGAAAAAGTTATTATGAAAATATATAGCTTTAATTTGCAGACATATAAACACTTTTGGTACAGTACAGACATATGATGCCAGAAATCAAAATGATTAGTTTTAAGCATAACACTTATTTACCTTGTTTACACAGATAAATTTGATGTAACCATCATACAACAGATAGTTCCCAACTCTTACAATTAAGTGAAAATGATGCATCACTGATAAACCTGCTGCTTTGTTGCAGAGGATGCAGCAAAGAATAAATTATCAAGAAAATATGCCACCAGTCTTACAAATACGATTTTGGAATTgatccaaaaaacaaaaccaatgaaAAGGAGCCTGGAATGGTAGCCAAAAAAGGCAGAAATCAGATCTTTCACATGAAATACCAACCCAGAGAGGAGCAATAGTCAGTGTAAACTAACTAAAGTTCTAGAATTGCTAATAATgtgaagtgttttttgttttcatctgACAGATTAGCATCAGAAGTATCACATACAAATATCTGTTACACAACCAAAGTGATGGAATATGACTGACAGCTTGCTGGAAGAATAAAAATATCAACACTTTTGGGACAACGAAGGATTTAGGCATTCCCTTTCTTCCTTGCATCTGGCCATATTTATTGAGATggacatgtatgtgtgtgtatgtgtgtacatttGTTGTAAGAAATAGTGAATACATTTTTTCCCTAATAACGGCAAGTAAACTGTTGGAGCAAGGGTCGTTTGTGTGAAGATATTAAGTCCGTAATAAGTGAAAGGTGAAGATGTTACAGCAGTTCAAATTCTGATTACATGACAATATTTTGCATCTTTGCTCAACAGGAATTGCACTTCTTGTTAATGCCTTCTCTATCATACTGTCTAAGCATTACTCATGAggaaaaaattctgtttgttttactAGTGCATGTTTCCTCCTCTTTTTATCATACATCCAGTGGAATACACATTTCTTTTGTGTAAATATATGTATATCCAGATATGTTTTATATTAAAACCCATAAATATACTTTGCATTGATCTCATGGACGGTACCTCAAACAGTTCCCTGCACAGGAGCATCTGATGCCCTCTTGTGgttaaaatgactttttaaacttAAGTTTAATGCATCATTGTCTTACCTTCCTCTCTCTGTATATTCACTGATATGATGGGTTTATGACAGCTGCAAATGATGTTCGTTTTTATAGACTCCTTGCTAGCGATTAGTACGAAGATTTCATTAAAAAAGCTGTAATCTGAATTTGACTTTAAAAAACCTGTAAACACCTATTTACAATTATAATATTATTAAGTTATAAATTAGTGGTCCTTCATTTTAACTGCTGTCAACATACCCAATCTGGGCATTGTTCAAGGTTTGTTAGACAGCAGTTTGGTTTATCCACATGGAAACATCAAATATTAGAAATCTCCATTGGTTTCTTCTCCAACATATGAAGGTCAATTCTTCCATTTAGTGGGATTTGTACTTCCAAATTTTCATCTGCTCTGTGATGCTTTTTCCCTTTCCGTAAACAGATGTAAATGCCCATCCCAGTTACTAAAGTGATTGACCCCAAGCTTATTATTGACAGGGCTACTAAGGTAGGCACGCAAGATGGTGACTCCATTTTTTTATGCGTAGGCTCTATAGATATTTGTGGCTCTTTTTCCTCTATATTAATGTCAGGCTCCTTTCTTAACAAACTTTCGATATAGCTCTCATTGCTCACTGTGTCGTTTACAAAAAGGTTCACCATGACTGTGGAATGGAGGGGCTCTGGATAGCCATGATCGCTAACTTTTACCAGTAGCCGGTAGAGACCATAGTCATTCTGCATCAGTGACTCTTCCAAGGTGATATTACCAGTTTTAGGGTCAATCCTAAATGATTCAGGTCGTGGACCTCTTCTACCTATGATGCTGTAAGCTATGACAGCATTCATGCCAGTGTCTTTATCTACAGCATAGACTTCTGTGATGGGAGAGCCAGGAAGAGTAGAAGGAAGTACCAACAAATAAGACGTATTAGACTGAGGAAACAAGACCAGTGGGGGGTTGTCATTAATGTCCAGAAGAAGGATAGTTATTTTAGCAGTAGAAGACAGGGCAGGGTCACCTCCATCAACAGCTTCAACCCACAAGACATAGGAACTTTGCTGCTCCCTGTCGAGGGAGACCTTAGCTCTCAAAACTCCTTTGCCAGTGTCTATCACAAAAATATCACTTCCATTTACAACTGAAAGGGCTACCCATCCATTTTGCCCTGTATCAGCATCTGTAACACTGATAACTCCAATTTCCCCAAAACCAGGAAAGTTTTCTGGTACAAAAAAACTGAAATCCTTATTGATAAATCTGGGACTATTGTCATTTTTATCCAACACTGTGATGGTGACAGTTGCTATCGATTCTCTGGGAGGCAATCCAGAATCTATTGCTTTAACAGTATATCTgtatttctctttttcttctctgtcCAGCTGAGTGGAAACTGTAAGAACACCTGTAGTTTTatctaaagaaaaatatgaagGGGCATCAGGCCCTAGAAAATAGGagactttccctctctctccactgTCAGCATCCGTTGCATGCAATTTGGTCAAAAAAGCATTGGGAGCATTATTTTCTTCAATAGATAATTCTATTAATTGTTGAGGGAAAACTGGTGAGTTGTCGTTATCGTCCAGAACCTGCACTTTAATTATCTTGTTTACATGAAATCCCTCTGAGTTCCATGCAACCACTGATATTTCATAGAGCTGCTGCACCTCGTAGTCTAAAGGCCTTGTAGTCTCTAATAAATATTCATTGTTGTATGGTTTGTATGGTGACAGTTTGAATGGCCCATTGCCATCCAAAAAGCaattcactttatatttttcatCTGGGTCTTTTATGGTAAAAAATGCTATCGGTGTGTTAACAGGCTCCAATTCTTTCAAGTAAACCACACCTTCTACTTCATTAGCTATAAAACGAGGGACCACTTCAGGGGGTCTCAACATGACTTTGATGATGGACACCAGCACAGTGATCACAGCAGGGATACAACCAGGACCATTGGCCAATATAGTCAATCTATGGAGCCGGGGAGCATCACTATTGATTTTACTGGAGAGCTTGATCGCTCCTGTACTTTCATCCAGGTGGAACAAGTCTCTTGATGGCTGGGGGACTTTTTGACTGTAAGAGTAAGAGATCTGGGCATTGGATCCCAGGTCCATGTCAACTGCGTGGATGGTGGCCACGTGTGTCCCTGCACTGGAATTCCCATAGACGGTGACATTGAGTTGGGAGTCGCTGAACTGGGGGCAGTTGTCATTGATGTCACTGATGCCAATGGTGAGGGTGGCACTGCCCAGCAACGGTGGGGTCCCCCCATCCTCTGCGATGATGAGGGTGACATactcctctctggcctccctgtccAGGGCCCCCATAACAATCAGGTAGGGGGTCCTCTCCCCACTCTCATTCTCCTCCACATCCAGGGTGAAGACCCCATAGTCATCCTGAAGGCGGTAGGTCTGGACCGCATTGGTACCAAGGTCAGGGTCAAGGGCCGGGTGCTCTATGGCCAGGCGGGTGTCGACGGGGGCATTCTCGGGCACCCAGAGGCGCATGTTGGGCACGGGGAAGTGTGGCGCATTGTCATTGACATCACGGATGGCAATCTTCACCTTCACCAGGCGGAAGTGCTCCTGAGGCAGCACCAGCacgtccagcagcagcaggcagggctcTGAGGATGGtgccagcagagaggcaggtgagcCGACGCCAGTCTCCAGGCACAGCGCCTCGCGGTCAATCTGCAGGGCTGAGGTGTGCAGCTCCCCCGAACGGTTGTCCAGGCTCACGTACTGGCCGCCCAACCCCTGAGAGGCCAGGCTGAAGGAGAGCACAGGCTCCCCGCGACGGGTTGGCGGCCCCTCTGCAGCCACTCCATGTAGCCGCAGGTCCTGTGCCAGGCTCCCGATGAGCACCCCGGCCGGCAGCCCCTCGTTGAGGCTGTAGAAGAGCTCGGTGGCGCGGCTGTAACTGGCGAAGCAGTTGAAAGGGCCGATGAAGAGCAGGAAAAGGAACAAATGCTAGGGAGAGAAAGGCACAGGGGATTAGAGAGGGACTGTCCCTGGCATATGCCCAGCCAGCCCACCCTGCCCACAAGCTGCACCACAAATACAAAACCGCCTATCCACAAATACACCACTATGTGAACCACAAATACACCACCATCTGTAGCCTAAATACACCCCAACTGCACCCTAACTACATCACCATCTGCACCACAAGTACACCAGCTAAAAACCAGTCACCTGCCCATCTATGATCCAAATAGACCACCAACTACCCACAAATACATGACCTTCAGCACCACAAATACACCACTACTACCCCCCAAATACACCATCATCTGCACCACCACCCACACTCCAAATACACACCCATCTGTGCCCCAAACACACCACATCACACCATACTTTGCACCCCAAATGCCCCATCTGCTGAACCATCACCTGCACCCCAAATACACCACCACCTACACCCCAAATACACCATCCGTGGCCACAATGCATCACCATCTGAACCCCATATCAATTATACCACAAATACACCACACTTTGCACCCCAaatacaccaccaccacctgcattCCAAAACCACCAGTCTAGACCCCAAATATATCATAATCCTACTCAAAATAAACCATTTCACCACCATCTTTCACTCATATTCACCACTATGTGCATTCCAAATATCCAAACGTTTGCCCCCTAATTACACCACCAAATACTTGAGCTCCTGACCTCAAATACACCAAGCCATCTGCAATATCTGTTCCTCACACGAACCCATATAACAATGTGCACCAAATACACCCTCTGCACCCGAAAACGGACACGTgcaccacttcccccccccccaaaaaaaaagaaaccgCCTGCAACAAATACACCACACACTGTGCACCAAATGCATTATCCACTTCACATAGTCTACACTGCCGCGTCCATCAAACAGGTCATGCACACCAACTATCGTAAGCAAACAGACCATGTCACAAATGTGCCTATTCCCCTCCGATGGTCCTGTTGCACAACTCCCAATGCAACCCGGTGTACAGCAAACAGATTATGCAGGGACCCTGTAGCGAAGTTTACCATCAGCACCAAAACCACCTCACACAGAGGGGCAAAAGGGCTCCCCGTTCATGTTGCCCACAGCTCGGTGTTCGAGTTTCAATTCCCGTTTAACAGGTAAGTCCGGATCCTCACCGGCCCCCTTCTCCCTCCGCAGGACTCACACGAAACGCCAACAGAAGCGCCTGAAAAGAGTCTGCAAAAGGACTGGCCCTTTCTGATTGCCAAGCCGGCCTGTAGCTCTCTGCATTTGGAAACGGGTTCGCTTAACTTCGTCTCCAGCCTCGGGGAGTTCTTCTCCCCTCCATTTAAAGCCTTTCTCCGTTCAGTGTCATGAACGGTTCTCTAACCTAAACaaagacctccccccccccccccggctttgaCTGCTGTTGGTAGAGGTGCTCCAGCCAACAGGACCCATTGATCGCTCCCGGTGAAGTTTAGACCGAGCTAGAGCAtttgctgcttcttcttctttctttcttttttaacccaACCGCTTCTGCTGGGCACGAGCTCACAACTTGCAGGGCTGCCCCCGCACGCGTCCCCTACCTGCAGGTTTCTGGGGCTGGTGGCGCGCCCCGCGCTGCGGAGGTGCCCCATCTCCGGCTGCCGGTGCCTGCTCCTCGGGAGCCAGCTTGTTCCGAGGGCTTGCGAGCGCCTGCCCGTCCCTTGGTAGTTCATTCCCACTGAAACTGCAGTCATTTCGCGCCCGGTGGGAAGGCAGCAGAAGACCCGCCCCCCCGCTCTTCATGCAAATCGCTGGGAGAACTTCAGCCAATAGTCGCAGGCACAGCAATTAAGAAAAGGCTCGGGTGGGGGAGAGAGGCGGCGCGCGAGGGAACGAGCGACGCGGCGGCTGGCATCCTCTCCTGCGGGCTGCTGCGGGCGGGGTACAGGAGGAGCCCCGCGGCGTGGAACGCACCAGCCCACCGCTGGGTTCAGCAGCGTCCTCGCGCGGGAGCTCTGCCcgctgagctctccctccccagctgcaAACCCGTCCAGAGGGAACCGCGGTCAACAGGCGCCACCCCCGGTGCGTTCCGCGGGGACAGCGCAGACTGTGCCCTCGGGCTCGCGGCCGCCTTTCGGGGGACGCTCTCTTTGCAGGCTGGAGTTTGGGGGCggccaggaggcagaggggtgcAGCGAGTGCCGCTGACCTCCCGGACACATGGCACTGCGTGTCACCCGCCCCAAAGCGCTGCCCAGAAATGCGGGACAAACGGCCGCGATCCGGATTGAAGCTAGTAGGCAGGCTGGGTTGTAGCCCTAACCATCCCAATCTAAATTCATCCAGCCGCGGCAGGATATGCAGTTATATTTTCAGCCTGAGCTCCCaaggggttgggggcgggggagaggggagtccTGTAAAATCGGGGTAATCCGCGTTTTGCCTTCCAGCTTTGGAACCTTGCTTCCTTTTAGTTAAAGAATAATCAGTTGGATCTGAATCTATAGGCTCATTGGAACAATCCAATTTCTATCATGTCAGGTCTCTGATAATGTTCCCAATACAGTTTGATGTTTCCCTGTACTGCTCCCAACTCCTCTTTCTGCTTCGCGGCAGAGactctgggcctgattttaaCTTTTTATACCATCCTTTTCAATTAGACGGTTGTTGACCTCCTGGAACCAGCCATCTAGCTGCTCCTAGGGACCACACTTCACCATGTTAAGAGTTAACTTGGCCAGAAAGGTTCTACTCGGAGTTTGTCGCCAGGGTGCCGCCTCCACTGGGTGAAGGTCCACACCCACATTTGGTTAAATCAATCCAGGCTGAGTACTCCTGGATTCCTCTCTAAAACCTCACAGAGCAGCAGCTACTAATAATGCTTTCTACACCCGGCAGCTGGCTAGCAGACTTTGTCCCATCCTGACAAAAAATTACCTGATGCCATTGGGTATGTCGAGACTGTTAGATTAAAAAACCTACAGCGCCAAGTGTTagagcccagatcagctgactggggctcactTTGCTTCCGTTGTGAGGCTGAGAATTTCAATGTAGACGTTCAGACTCAGGCTGGAGTCTGTGCTCTGAGACCCTTTCCCTCACAGGGTTTCAGAACccaatgtttacactgcaattttatagctccacaccccaaacccctcaagtctgagtcagctgactggggccagccacagctgtgccacaggtcttttatcaTAGTGTAGACAGTATCCATTAATACATGCTTTGGTCATTTCCcagctggactacagcaatgcagTGTATCTAGTTATGCAACCATCAGGCTTTAAAAACCTTCAACCTGTACAGAATGTAATGATACTTTTCCTTATCAAAACTGACTACTGAAAGTACAGCATATCTGCCATCTGCTCTTTCCATTGGCTCTCCATAGAATGTCAAGTTAAATTCAAGATCTCTCTGCCTTTATTTTTGAGGTGCTGAATGGTTTGGGCCCCCCAGATACCTGAAAGATTCTCTACTGACTATGGCTGACAGCTACATTTCTCAGGTACAACGGAGCTGTCACCACAAGAATAAAAGTTAGATTGTGTAGCAGACAGAGCTGTCTTGGTGGCAGCCCAGGTCTGTGGAACGCACTCCCCCAGGATCAAAGAACCACCTCAAACTTCTCTGCTTTCAATTCCAGGTGCAAGGTGCAGCTCCTGAATAATAAAAACACAGTGCAGCAGAcagtacataaataaaataaataaataataataataaacaaaacaaaaacatgcccCCCCCCgatgaaaaaagggaaaaagagtAAACCAGACTAAAAAAGATCAGTCTTGTGGTTGGATATACttctggaaggcactcagatattacagaGAATCTAAATAGAAccctctgacactgactccctcTGATACCTCAAGCAAGTCACATTAGCTTCTCTGTCttattttctccagctgtaaaatacaCAAAGAACAAGGATGTTTTTAGGATTTAGAGTCCAATCCTGCTtttactgaggtcaatgggaggaTGAACAGGCCCTAATTTGTTCAGTAATTCCCATTGAAACGTAGTATCACATTTATCATCCACACTACACCAAAAAATTACAATACCACAATAATCATATGTACCTCAAAAAGTAAAACGTGCTACAAACTAATGAACTTGTTGTATTTATTATTCACCAATCTCTAGGGTTCTGAAACCACGCAAGAGTATTTTTCCCTTATAAATTGTCTAGCTCTTTACCATTTTAGTCTAGCAAAAATAGAACAGGCAGTACGTACAGTGTATACAGTTCAGAGGATACATGTATAATTTAAGGAATAAATCAAATTACTCAAGTGCCTTTCTAAATTTTCATCCCCCTGCACAATATTGAAGACCTGTCAATACtaa
The Eretmochelys imbricata isolate rEreImb1 chromosome 1, rEreImb1.hap1, whole genome shotgun sequence DNA segment above includes these coding regions:
- the PCDH20 gene encoding protocadherin-20, which encodes MTAVSVGMNYQGTGRRSQALGTSWLPRSRHRQPEMGHLRSAGRATSPRNLQHLFLFLLFIGPFNCFASYSRATELFYSLNEGLPAGVLIGSLAQDLRLHGVAAEGPPTRRGEPVLSFSLASQGLGGQYVSLDNRSGELHTSALQIDREALCLETGVGSPASLLAPSSEPCLLLLDVLVLPQEHFRLVKVKIAIRDVNDNAPHFPVPNMRLWVPENAPVDTRLAIEHPALDPDLGTNAVQTYRLQDDYGVFTLDVEENESGERTPYLIVMGALDREAREEYVTLIIAEDGGTPPLLGSATLTIGISDINDNCPQFSDSQLNVTVYGNSSAGTHVATIHAVDMDLGSNAQISYSYSQKVPQPSRDLFHLDESTGAIKLSSKINSDAPRLHRLTILANGPGCIPAVITVLVSIIKVMLRPPEVVPRFIANEVEGVVYLKELEPVNTPIAFFTIKDPDEKYKVNCFLDGNGPFKLSPYKPYNNEYLLETTRPLDYEVQQLYEISVVAWNSEGFHVNKIIKVQVLDDNDNSPVFPQQLIELSIEENNAPNAFLTKLHATDADSGERGKVSYFLGPDAPSYFSLDKTTGVLTVSTQLDREEKEKYRYTVKAIDSGLPPRESIATVTITVLDKNDNSPRFINKDFSFFVPENFPGFGEIGVISVTDADTGQNGWVALSVVNGSDIFVIDTGKGVLRAKVSLDREQQSSYVLWVEAVDGGDPALSSTAKITILLLDINDNPPLVLFPQSNTSYLLVLPSTLPGSPITEVYAVDKDTGMNAVIAYSIIGRRGPRPESFRIDPKTGNITLEESLMQNDYGLYRLLVKVSDHGYPEPLHSTVMVNLFVNDTVSNESYIESLLRKEPDINIEEKEPQISIEPTHKKMESPSCVPTLVALSIISLGSITLVTGMGIYICLRKGKKHHRADENLEVQIPLNGRIDLHMLEKKPMEISNI